ACGTTCCGCGACCGCGGTAAGGTCGTGGCCAGGCGCCGGAGCCCGATCCGGCACGGCCACCCGCCGCAGGCCCGCAGACCCAGCCATCCCAGCCGGGGCAACGTCACGACACCCGGCCCTCTATAACGGAGACTCCTCATGTCCAGACCCGAATCCGCCGGCGCCCTGTTCCGCCGCGCGCTCGCCGAAGAAAGCCCGCTGCAGATCATCGGCGCCATCAACGCCAACCACGCCCTGCTGGCCAAGCGCGCCGGCTACCGCGCCATCTATCTTTCGGGCGGCGGCGTGGCGGCGGGTTCGCTGGGCCTGCCCGACCTGGGCATCAACACCATGGACGACGTGCTGACGGACGTGCGCCGCATCACCGACGTCTGCGACGTGCCGCTGCTGGTCGACATCGACACCGGTTTCGGCCCGTCGGCATTCAACATCGCCCGCACCGTCAAGAGCCTCATCAAGTTCGGCGCCGCCGCCTGCCACATCGAGGACCAGGTCGGCGCCAAGCGCTGCGGCCACCGCCCGGGCAAGGAAATCGTCAGCACCGAGGAAATGGCCGACCGCGTCAAGGCCGCGGCCGACGCCCGCACCGACAGCGACTTCTACCTGATCGCGCGCACCGACGCCATCGCCTCGCACGGCGTGGACGCCGCTATCGAGCGCGCGCTGGCCTGCGTCGAAGCCGGCGCCGACGCCATCTTCGCCGAAGCCGCCTACGACCTGCCGACCTACGACCGATTCGTCAAGGCCGTCAACGTGCCGGTGCTGGCCAACATCACCGAATTCGGCAAGACGCCGCTGTTCTCGGTGGAAGAGCTCAAGAGCGTGGGCGTGGGCATGGTGCTCTACCCGCTGTCGGCCTTCCGCGCCATGAACAAGGCCGCCGAGGCCGTCTACACCGCGATCCGCCGCGACGGCCACCAGAAGAACGTGGTCGACCTGATGCAGACGCGCGAAGAACTGTACGACCGCATCGGCTACCACGAATTCGAATCGCGCCTGGACGCCCTGTTCCAGAAGGGCAAGGCCTGAGCGCGCGCCACCGTATCCGGCGCCGCGGCAACCCCGCGGCGCCCCGCTTCCCCCATTGCATTGCATCGACCACCGCGAAAGGAAAGGAGTAGAGACATGAGCACGGCTCCCAAGAA
The window above is part of the Achromobacter deleyi genome. Proteins encoded here:
- the prpB gene encoding methylisocitrate lyase; amino-acid sequence: MSRPESAGALFRRALAEESPLQIIGAINANHALLAKRAGYRAIYLSGGGVAAGSLGLPDLGINTMDDVLTDVRRITDVCDVPLLVDIDTGFGPSAFNIARTVKSLIKFGAAACHIEDQVGAKRCGHRPGKEIVSTEEMADRVKAAADARTDSDFYLIARTDAIASHGVDAAIERALACVEAGADAIFAEAAYDLPTYDRFVKAVNVPVLANITEFGKTPLFSVEELKSVGVGMVLYPLSAFRAMNKAAEAVYTAIRRDGHQKNVVDLMQTREELYDRIGYHEFESRLDALFQKGKA